TAGTTATCAAGGAAAGATTAAGGGGAGTTGGTTCCTATCGATACTATGGTGTGAACGGTTCCATAGATAACTGGCGCGAGATACTTTTTCCCCTATTAAAAATTAAGAAGCAACGTTAAAATATTTGTGTTATAATTTTATTAGAATTTCCGAAGGAGGAAAAATATGCCCTCGTTATTACAAGAAGTAGAAAATAAAGCCAACAACCTATCTGAAAAGGAACGCGCTAAATTAGCGCATAAATTAATTCTGAGCTTGAACAATGAAACGGATAAGGGTTTTGGAGAAGCATGGGAAGCGGAAATAGAGAGGCGCATTAAAGAAATTAAATCCGGTAAGGCTAAAGGAAGGCCTGCTCAGGAAGTACTTGCGGAAATACAGGCAAAATATTCATGAAGAATATTGTTATTTGAAATAAACGGCCCGGGGGCGAAAATAGGTTTTGACGAAAATAAGACACAAGCTTTTTTCTATGCGGAAAGAAATAGAAGCATTGGCGTTAAAAATCCTAAATGTAAATTTGTTTTGTTTGAAAAAATCAGCGGAACGTGGAAATTGACGGCAACATTTCCAGCCTGGACTATGTGAAGAAAAGATAATTCAAAATATAAAAAAATAGAATATAAACTTGCCAATTATGAATGTATATATTAAGCTGATATTCGCCATATTTATTTCCGTTATTTACGCTACAGTATATGCAAATTCAAATATCTATCCCTGGCTTGGCCGGTATAATGAAAGACATGCAATTGGTAGTCAAATTGCGGTTCCGGCCGGATATCAAAGGATGAACGTGCAAAAGGGTTCTTTTCCATATTGGCTGAGACATATGCCCCTGAAAGAGGGACAGACTGCGGTTTATCTTTATAACGGGGAAAAAAAGGAGAATCAGGAAGCACACGCGGCTGTGATAGATATAGATACTGGCAATACCGATTTACAGCAGTGCGCGGACGCGGTCATCAGGCTTAAAGCGGAATATCTTTATTTAAAAAGGGATTATAAATCTATTCATTTTAATTTCACAAACGGGGAGAATTTATTATTCGAAACATGGATAGCGGGATACCGTCCTGTTGTGACCGGCAGTAAGATAAAATGGCAAAAACAGGAAGAGCCCGATTCCACATATTCAAATTTTAAAAAATATTTAAAAGCAGTATTTACATACGCCGGAACGTTTTCGTTAAACCAGGAACTTCAAGCAGTCGGTATTAATGAAATGGAAATCGGCGATGTTTTCATCCAGGCGGGATTTCCGGGCCACGCGGTTATTGTAGTTGATATGGCTGTCCATCAAAAAACCGGGGATAAGATATTTTTATTGGCACAGAGTTATATGCCTGCGCAGGATATTCATGTCCTGAAAAATCCTTCAAATGAATCATTAAGTCCCTGGTATGAATTGATGTTTGAGAAAGAGCTTAAAACACCCGAATGGACATTTCAGAAAGAACACTTGAAAAGATTTCGGAATTGATTTATCCGCTTACATTTTTTCCTGCTTTGAAAAAATATTTTTCATAGAGATTTTAATAAAAATAAGGCATTCAAGAATTAATTTCCTCCATGAATACCCATGAATAATTTTTTTTATAAATTTCAAAACTGTTTTTGGCCTTAAATAAAATTCACGGTAAATTCTTTGTTTGTAATCCAGCAAGACTTCTTTGCTGAGCCCTTTGGGTATAAAAACAAGGTCAAAGGTTGTAAATTTATCCCAGTCCTTTTCCAGTGTTCCAAACTCCTCAATTTTTTCATAGCTGTCCGAATTCGGGAAAGGCGTAAAATAAAGGGGGAGGATGTATGTCAGGTTAAGTTCTTTTATAAAATTTATTGTTTCTTCCATCGTTTCTTTCGTTTCGGCGGGGGGGGCTATCACGATAAATCCGATTGTTTCCAGTCCCGCTTTGGACGCTGAATCAACAGCCCCTTTAATTGTCTGTATCTTTGTCCCTTTTTTTATAAAATCAAGAATTTTTTGAGAACCGCTTTCAATGCCGAATGCGATTGACCAGCATCCGGATTTTTTCATTAACGATAAAAGCTCAAAATCAACGAGATCTGCCCTGGTCTGGCATGACCAGGTTAAATCGATTTTTTCCGACAAGATTGTATTGCAGAATTCAATTATTTTATGCCTGTAAAGCGTGAAGGTATCGTCATGGAAATTGATGTCTTTTATTTTATAATTAGCCTGCAGGTATTTTATAAGGCTGATTATATATTTAACGGAGTAACTCCTGTAACTGTTTTTTAATCCTTTGGAGTCACAGAAAATGCATTTATACGGGCACCCCCGTGAAGTAAGAAGAATTGAAGAAGGCATTCTCCTGAATTTTTGTATTGACGGCCGGTATTTATTTGGGAAATTTTGTAGAAGGTGAAAAGAAGGAAACGGCAGTTCGTCTAAATCTTCAATAAAACAGCGGGCGTCTGTTATTTTGATTTTGTTGCCGGTGCGGTAAATTATTCCTTTAACATTTTCCAGGGGGGTGTTTTTGCTTAAGGTGTCCAAAAGTTCAACGATTGTGATGTCCCCCTCCCCGATTACACCTATATCAAAATGGGGATAATCGTTCATGGTTTTTTCAGGCAGTGATGTTAGATGGATACCACCGATAATAATCTGGATACCCTTATCAGAAGATTTAAGTTTTTTTGCAATTACTGCGGCGGTTTCGATGGATAATGTCATAGCTGTGATACCGACAAATTTCGGATTGATCTTTAATATTTCTTGGACAGTCAGCCCGATACTGAATTTTGATATTTCGGCATCGAGTATCTGGCTTTTAAACCCTGCTTTTTCAGCAGCAGCAGAAAGATATAAAAGGTTAACCGGAGGGTTATGACTGCCAATGGATGAAAATTCCCGGAGCCTTCTTTTACCTGCAAGCGGCGGATTTATAAAAAGTATATCAATCATGATGGGTTTAAATAAAATCTTTGTTGGTTTTATTGCTAAAAAGATATTTTAATAAAGTAAAAAAGCCTTTTAAAAGCTCCCCGGGATGACTTAACAGATTTTTTGCCTGCTTTATTATATAGCTGGGCCTTAGATAAAATTCCCTGTAAAATTTTTTTTCATTCAGGGTCGACTTTTGTTCATCCATCGGGTCCTTGAATCTATTTTCAAAAGGGAAAAGATTGAATTGGATTTTGTCTTTATATTTTTCATAAATGTCTGTTCCCGGCCATAGTTTTAACTTTTTGACAAGAATATAATCCAGTCCGGTTTCTTTTGCAAGAGTGATACTTTCGTTTAAATCTTCCTCTGTTTCTCCCGGGATTCCCGTGATAAAGAAACTGCTTATTTCAAGACCGCTTTTTTTTATTTGGATTAATTTATCTTTTAAAATATTTTTGTCGATTTTTTTGTTTAAAATATTTAATATTTTCTGGGAGCCGCTTTCAATACCAAGATAAACCCGTTTACATCCTGATTTTTTCATAGTTTCAGCGAGTTCCGTATCCAGTGTATCTATTCTGCTGAGGCATGTCCAGTTTATATTATTTTTTTCAAGCAGTCTGCAGATTTGCAAGGTATTCTTTTTTTTAAATGTGAACATGTCGTCCAAAAATCTGATATTTTTTACGCTGAAATATTTAAGATTATGTTCTAGTTCCTCTTTAATATTTTCCAGTGAGCGGAAATATACTTTTTGCCCATAGGTATGGATGCAGAAACTGCAATTGTATGCGCACCCGCGGCTGGCAGTCATAGTTGTGAACGGCCGGCCAAGGTATGGTTCCCTGTAAATCTCTAAATTTTTTCCGATAATAGATAAATCGGGAAAAGGGATTTGGTCGAGGCTGACAATTCTTTCTGATGCCGGATTGACTGAAATTTTCCCGTCCTTTTTAAACGCTATCCCTGTTATATTGTTAAGCGGTTCATTATTTTTGATTTTGTCGTAGAGAGAGGAAAAGGTCAATTCCGGTTCACCCCGGATTATGATATCAATAGAAGAATTATTTAATATTTTTTCAGGGAAAACAGTAGGAAAAAAACCCGCGGCAATAATTACAATTTTTGGGAATGAAATTTTAATTTCATTAATTGTTGTTAAATCCTCGTTAAGTGAAAAATGTCCCACGTAAGTAATTAAAATATCAGGCTTAGACAATGAGATTTCACTTAAAATATCAGGAGCCTTTTTCCTGTCCGCGATAGAATCAATGAAAAAAACAGGGTCATTTTTCCATTTTTTTACAATAGTCGCAAGTTGAAGCAATTCATGCGGAGGGAAATAAAAATTGGGTGAATAATAAGAAGATATATACCGTCTTATTATTTTATCAGGATAAGGAAGATTGATAAACAAAGATTTCATGATATAAAAAATATTTTTTATTTATCTTCTGTAAAAGCATAGAGAAAACCATCTGAAGACCCGCAATAAAGTATATTGTCTGCAATTACAGGGGACCCCCCTATGTCTCCGCCGGTTTTGAATTCCCATACTTTTTCCCCGGTTGAAGCTTTCAGGATATATATCGAATCGTCCATTGATCCGAAATAAACAAATTCCCTGGTGGCGACTGCACAGGTCAGGATCCTGTCTCTTGCCAGGAATTCCCACAAAATTTCTCCTGTCTCAAGATTTAAGGCATAAAGATTTTTGTCCCAGCTTCCCACAAAGACCTTATTTTCGGTAATTGACGCGGGAGAACAGATTTTATCTTTTAATTTTGTCTTCCAGATTATTTCCCCGTTTTTAGGATTAAAGGCATATACAAAGCTGTCCCAGGATGGAACAACTATTTTATTTCCGGAATAACCGGGAGAAGCTTCGACGCTGTTACCTGCGCGGTAAGCCCAGTTTAAGCCGCCTGTTTTTTTATCCAGGGCATATAGATAATAATCCATTGAACCTATAAAAATTTGATCTTCAATTACAAGGGGCGAGCAGACCCATATTTTCCCCTGGGTTTTGAATTCCCAATTTAGTTTCCCGTTTGATATGCCAACCGAATAAACATAATAATCATAGGAACCAAAATAAACGGAATCCCCGTCGATGGTAGGAGGGGAATATATTTTGTCCCTGGATTTAAATTTCCAGGCAAGTTTCCCTGTTTCTGCGTCTAAACAATAAAGATGTTTATCCAGGGATCCAAACAAAATTTTATTTTGAGCGATCGCGGGCGAAGATTGAATCCATGAACCGGTTTTAAATTTCCATTTAAGCCGGCCGTTTAGAGCATCAATGCAGTAAAGATGGCTGTCGTTTGTTCCGAAAAAAACCATGTTTTTCCAAACAGCGGGTGTGGAACAAATTTCTTTACCTGCCTTGAACTTCCAGATTAATTTTAACGGCGGCCTGGGGTAATCTCCCCTTATCCCGTTTCGGGCCGCATTTTGGTGAAATGTAGGCCATTCAATGTCCTGGCTATATATTAAAGGCGGGTTGGTGAAGATTGAAAAAAATATTAATAGGACAATAAAAAAATTTTTCACGTAATATCAAATTACATTTTGTAAAAATAATTATTTTCCCCGGTTAAATTCATAGATTCAATAATTACTTTATTTTTCTTATCTTTTACTGTGTAACCGATGGTGTATGCTTCTACTTTGTGTTTTTTGAGGATTTCCATGCATTTTTTTACATCATTTTTAGATACCGTGACACAAAAGCCTATACCCATATTGAATGTTTGGAACATCTCTTCATCAGAAATGTCCCCGAATTTTTGAATTATCCCAAAAATAGGCTGAGGTTCCGGCAGGCAGTCAATGATAAAACTGATATTTTTATTATAAACCCTTGTCAAATTTGTAAGCCCGTCACCCGTTATATTGGATAAGGCTTTGACATTAATTCCTGACCTTAGAATCTCCATTATTTCCGGCACATAAATATGAGTTGGTTCGAGCAGTTCTTCTCCAAGGGTCCTTTTTAATGCGGGGAAATATTTATTTATTTTAAATCCCGTTTTATTTAACAGCACGTTCCTGGCTAGTGTCAGTCCGTTACTGTGAATGCCGCTGGAGCGGAGCCCGATAACAATATCACCTTCCTGCAAATCCTGCCCGATTATTATTTTATCCAGGGCGACGATTCCGATACATGTCCCGGCGATATCAATTCCGGAATCATCTTCATATCCTCTTATCATCTCTTTTATCTGCGCTACTTCACCGCCAGGGATATTTATATTTGCCTGTTTCGCGCCTCTATATAATCCTTTTCCTATTTCCTCAAATATTTTCGGGTCAACTTTTTGGACCGCGAGATAATCAAGCATCGATAAAGGCTCGGAACCCACGCAGATAAGATCATTAACATTCATCGCTATACAGTCTATGCCAATTGTGTCGTATTTATTCATCATCTCGGCGATAAGAAGTTTTGTGCCAACGCCGTCGCAGGAGACGGCCAGTCCCATATTATTTCCCATATCCAGGACATTCGCAAAATAACCTGATTCAAGGACAGGCCTTCCGATGCCTTTACGAAAACTATCTGCCCTGCTTATCCATTTTAACAGGGATTTCATGCCCTTTTCTTCCTGCAGTGTGTCAACTCCGGATTTTGAATAACTTAGTTTTTTTGCTGGTTTTAATGAAGGTTGTTTCATAATGAAGAAATGATAACAGATATTCATTTGAAAGTCAATATGCCTGTAAATCCCTGCGTATTCGGCGGGTTATTTGATATAATATATCTGTTGTAACATTTTGAAATTTGAATGGTAAAAAGAAATGGAGAGTTGTTTTTATGAAAAAAATGAAATGGCTGGCTGTTTTTTTATTGTTTTTGAATTTAGGTTGTTACCGGGGATTAATCAAAAGACAGGAGAATTTTCACAAAATAGAAGGTGCGGTAAGTTATAAAGATGAGACATTGCCTGGTGCCTCAGTCGAAATATTTCTGGAAAGCGGGATTTCTAAAGATGGAATTGATGCAAAACCTTTTGCGCGCTTAAAAACAGGTCCGGACGGGCAATTTGCGGTTAATCTGCCGCAAGACAGTTATTATTTCAGGGCGTGGAAACCAAAAGATGAAAGCGCAGAAAAATTTGGCGAAGGGGATTATTTTTGCTATTATGGCGGGAACCCTGTCGCTGTTATTGGTTCCAGGAAGGATTTATTCTTAAAATGCGTTAAAATCCATACATTAAAAAAAGAAGACAAGTTCGATTTAAGCAAACCGGAATTAACAGGGACTATAATTGATGTCAACGGCAGGCCCCTGGAGAACGCTTATGTATATCTTTTTTCTGTTTCTAATCCGGATTCCAGGCGTGCGGCTGATATATTGTCAGAGCCCACTTTGAAAGACGGGAGTTTTTCGATTATGTTTGATACTGCAGGGTCCTATTTTTTAATGGCAAGGAGGCGCCAGAATACAGAGGAAAAGGGGCCTTTAAAAATAGGCGATTATTACGGATATTATTATGGCAATCCTTTAGAAATAAAAGAAAAAACGAAAAGGCATTTGATATTAGAATGCGTGGAAAAGAAAAAAGATTACCTGCCGGTTAATTTCAATGTGCCCGAGGGAAAATCCGCTATCCGCGGGAGAATAACGGATAAAAATGGGAATCCTATAAGCGGTGTATTTGCTTTTACGTATAGAGATGAGTTTAATACCGGGAAAAAGCCGGATTATAAATCTATGATAACCGGCGAGGACGGTTTGTATACTATCCTTATCGGAGAGCCTGGTTTCTATGTTGTCGGTGCAAGAAAAACACATGGCGGTCCGCCGGAACCAGGGGACATTTATGGGGTTTATGACAATGCCAGTAATAATAAGCTTAAGATTAAAAAGGGTGAAGTTGTAAATAATATTAATATAATAGTGGAGGATATCAAGTGACGAAAAGAATAAATTTACTTATTATATTATCAATAATTATATTTTCCAGAAATGCTAAAGCTGTCACGCAATTCACAAATGCAATGATTTCAGAAAACACAACATGGAGCGGGGAAATAATAGTCCTTGGGACTGTTACTGTGGGGAAAAATGCAAGTTTAACTATTCTGCCGGGAACTGTTATACGATTCATCCCGCCTGATGGAAATTTGAATGTTAAAGGGACGTTATTGGCAGGCGGGACATATGAGCAAAGGATAACTTTCACTTTGTATGATGAAAATAATCCTTTGGAAAAATGGGAGGGTGTGATTTTTTCTGAGGGAGTAGAAAAAGATACAACAAGCAGCTTGTCAAATTGTCTTATTAAATTTGCAAACACAGGAATTAAATGTTCTGAAAAGACAATATTAAGTATAGAAAATTGCAGTTTTATTAAGAATAATCTGGGTATTAACATTTTGTTGTCAAGCGATGTCACAGTAAGCCACAGTGAATTTATTGAAAATATAAACGGTGCGGTTGCCTGTGAGCAGTCGAATGTAAAGATATTAAATAGTTATTTTAACAATAATAATGATTTTGCAATTACCTGCACAAAAAAAAGTGAAGGTGTTATAGAAGAAAATTTAATTATAAAGCATCGTTATGGTATTATCTTTGCGTTTGTTGAAACAAAAGGCATTATAAAAAATAATATTATCCAGGAAAATGAATTTGGGATTTTTGTTGAAAGATTGCCGGAATTAATGGTTTCCAACAATACCCTGCGAAATAATGACTATGGTATTTATCTTGAAAGGGGGCCGAAACCGGGTATTACCATGAATGAAATAACTGAAAACAGGATTGGGATATTTATCCGGCAAAATTCCGGTTTAAATGTCAACGATAATAATATTTATAATAATAGAGAGTATGAAATAGGGTTGAAAGAAGTGTCCAGTGATATTATAAGAAAAATGAAACAGATTGTGAAAGATAAAAAGGACACCAAAGATGTTTTTCCTTGTATGAAAGATGGATTAGATATACCGGATGATGTATTAACTGATTATATTGATGCACAAAGAAATTTTTGGGGCGAAGAAATGACAAAAGAAATGGAGTTAAAAGGCGATAAGGCAAATATAACAAAAATTCTGGATTTCTATGATAATTCTGAGGCCCTTGGGAAAGACGGCAACATGTATAAGGAAAAATATATCTTTTACGGTGAATGGAAGAAAACGGCTATAGAAGGGGCTGGCGCGGGAAAAAAGCCTTCATACGGTTTGATTATTACCAAGTGAATAAGTTTTTTTATGGTATCCACATAAAAACTAAAGGATAAAGGCCGGGATAATTTTCTTCAATTTTACTAAAATCTATTTTTTCAATGATTTTGGATTCCATGTCCATTATCACGGTCTGGCATTCAGGAGTTTCCCTGAAATAACAAAGCTTTTTGCCGTCAGGCGACCACATGGGAGGTGCTTCTTCAACAAACGAAGGGGACTTAGTCATGTTTTTAATATTTTCACCTTTAGTATCCATCGTAAAAATTTCCCAATTTCCCTCGCGGTTGGAAGTAAAAGTTATAAAACTGCCGTCAATTGACCATACGGCTGAGCCGTTATAAGAATTATCTTTTGTAAGAAGTACCCATTGAAAAGTTGACCCGTCAAGTAAACCAATGTCCCAGCTTCCCTCCCGGAATGAGTGAAATAAGATTAAAGGTTCCACTTTCCCATCCGGAGTTACTTTTTTAGATATTTGTGTGCCAAACGCGAAGGTAGCGTTATTTTCGGAATATTTTTCCTTCCAGTAACTAATTTCAGATTTACCTCTTTTATTTTCCCAATCCCAGGTATTCTCTTTAAGATCGACGCCAAATTTATTTCTTATAAGTTTAACATCGGTTTGATTTGAAACTATATTATTGTGTATGACTTCAGGTTTGGAGTTTTCCGCAAGAATTATACCGGTCTTGGAATGTGAAATAGTATTTTCCAGGATGTATCCCGGCGAGTTGATACAAAATATTCCCGTATTATTTTCTGAAATTATATTGTTGTAAATGATGGGGGAGGAAGAAACACATGTAATACCATAAAATCTTTTATTATATATTTTGTTTGCGGTTATTTCGGGAGAAGAATTGTAAAGTATAATACTGAATTCAGAAGTGCCTTTAGAAAGGTCGTTATTTATAATTTTCGGATTAGAAAAGGATGAGCATACAATATCAGCCCCCAGAGTTGTATTTATCGAGTTTTCGCTGATTAACGGAGAAGAATATACGTCGCAATAGATAGAATGGCCATAATTTTTCTCCAGCGTATTTTGATAAATTTCAGGGTTTGACCATAAATTGCAGTGAATAGCCGATGTGTAAGTTTCAGCGGTGCCGTTATTTTTAATAACATTACCGGTAATTTTGGGAGAGGAATGGTTTTCACAGATAATTGCAATATCATTTACCGAGAGTATATTATTTTTGATTAGGGGAGAGGCTTTAAAACATGCAATTGCGCACCGGGCATTTTCTATACGGGTATATTCTATTATGCTTTCACTCGAAGGTTCTCCGTCGAAAATAATTCCCTGCCAGCTTTTTTCTTTGTCATTTTCAGAGGTAAAAACTATATGATTGTTTCCATCTCCCTTTGCGTATAAATTTCCATACACGAGAATTTTTATCAATTTATCCCTGTGGAAAGAAATTACAATTTTAGTCCCAGGTTCAATAATTAGGCGTGAATTTTTATTTATAAGAAGGTCATTTTTGATTAAATAAGGACCTTCTTCTTTTTTCCAGGTAATATTCCCTTCTATTACAGGTTGGTTGATGGCGGTTTCTGCATGAATTTCGGGTATAAACAATAGAAGAAAAGATATTACAAGATAAAACTTTTTTGGCATAATTTTAACTTCTGGTACAAAGAGGCTGATTAAAACTATAACGCCCCAATAAAAATTGAGGCGTTAATAAATTACATTTAATAAAAAAGAAATCAGTGGGTTATTACGTCACTGCCTTCTTTAATATTGCATGGCGGCGGCGGCCATATATAAAGAATGGTCTGGTATCCCTCGTAACCTTTATTATAAGCAATGCTGTTAATTCCTATTTTCCCTGAGCCGTCTTTTTCCATCAAGTACAAATTGTCAAATTCATCACGGAACGCTATTTTTTCACCGTTAGGCGACCACGCCGGGTATTGTTTGTTTGAGGGGTCTTCTGTAAGCTGCAGGGGGACAAGATTTTTGTCTTCCATGCTGATAACATAAATTTCCTGGTTTAACTTATTATCCCTTTTGGAGGTAAAAGTTATTTTTTTTCCATCGGGCGACCAATTTGCCCACTCATCGCTTGCCGGGTTATTTGTTAAGTTTTTCATTACAGTTACATCTTTATTCATTAAATAAATTTCCCAGTTGCCGTCACGATAGGATGAAAAAATGATTTTATCCCCATATATATGCCAGGGATAATTATTGTCTATTTTTGTTTCCCTTTTGTCTTTTAATAAAGTTGCGTGTATTTTAGGGTATTCATCGAATGATATTTTATCTTTCCTGACAGGGTCAATATTGATTTTTGCATCTTTATTGTTGACAAAAACACTCTTTTCAATGTCGGACATGTCGCCTTTTTCCCACCAGTTTTCTCTCGCGTCGATTTCCCCTGTTATTGTGTTTATAGTATTTTTGTCTTCAAGCTTGATTGCATATCTTTTATTGGGTTTAAAATGGTTATAATTTATTATCGGCCTGGAATCCCCGATGATGGAAATCCCTTCGTTATTTTCTGAAAGTGTATTAAAAAATATCTTCGGATTGGAATTTACTACCGCGACACCGGAACCGTTGTCCACGATTGTGTTATTGATGACAATACCCGAACTTCCTAGGGAAAGGGATATGCCGTTCCCATCGTTACTGTGTATATAATTTCCCATGATAATCGGCGAACTTTCGTAACAGGTAATCCCGCAGTGGGTCCCGTTCATGTAAATTTCGTTGTTTGTTATCATAGGGTCTGACATCGAGACAACCAGGATACCGCGCCCGCAATTCCAGTGTATGTTATTGTTCTCGATAAGAGGGGCAGAAAAGGTTGATACGGTGATGCCGTGCCCGATATTCCTTTCCAGGTTATTATTTGATATTCTTGGAGAGGAATATACGCTGCAGGCAATACCGGAGGCTGAAGTTGTGGTTTGTATCCCG
The sequence above is drawn from the bacterium genome and encodes:
- a CDS encoding right-handed parallel beta-helix repeat-containing protein, with the protein product MKRLIICILCLLMLITTKGFAITKVNGKISKNTVWILEKSPYLVTKTVTVKPNATLTIEPGVTVNFVLNEKEKVKLVVEGTLIAAGTEGKKIKFTSESEAEAVRAKQWGGIVLNKSQKSIIEYCQIEGAANGIGCFNSSPKISNNQIRYNEVGIVCEDFSSPEISFNDIRECGIQTTTSASGIACSVYSSPRISNNNLERNIGHGITVSTFSAPLIENNNIHWNCGRGILVVSMSDPMITNNEIYMNGTHCGITCYESSPIIMGNYIHSNDGNGISLSLGSSGIVINNTIVDNGSGVAVVNSNPKIFFNTLSENNEGISIIGDSRPIINYNHFKPNKRYAIKLEDKNTINTITGEIDARENWWEKGDMSDIEKSVFVNNKDAKINIDPVRKDKISFDEYPKIHATLLKDKRETKIDNNYPWHIYGDKIIFSSYRDGNWEIYLMNKDVTVMKNLTNNPASDEWANWSPDGKKITFTSKRDNKLNQEIYVISMEDKNLVPLQLTEDPSNKQYPAWSPNGEKIAFRDEFDNLYLMEKDGSGKIGINSIAYNKGYEGYQTILYIWPPPPCNIKEGSDVITH